One Streptomyces formicae genomic window, TGATCGGCTGGCGGCGGAAGTGGGTCAGATAGCGGCGGGTGACGTTCCAGCCGTCGGCGAGGGCCCAGAAGAGCCGTCCGCGCGAGGCGTCGGCGGTCAGGGGCACGTTCGCGGTGCTCGCGGCGCTCATGCCGCCACCTCCGTCTTCTCGTCGTCGGCCGTCTGACCGGTGAGGCGCAGGAACACGTCGTCCAGGCTCGGCCTGCGCAGGCCGATGTCCTCGACCGCGACGCCCTCGTCCCGCAGGGTCCGCGCCACCTCGGTCAGGGCGCCGACCCGGTCGGTGACCGCGCCCTGCACGCGGCGCTCCACGTCGACGGCCAGCGGTTCGCCGTCGCAGACCCGGGCGACGGCCTTGACCGCGGCGGGCAGATCGGCGCTCTCGCGCACCACGACGTCGAGGTGGCTGCCGCCCACCGTGCTCTTCAGGCCGTCGGGGGTGTCGTCGGCGATGGCCCTGCCCCGGTCGATGACGGTGATGCGGGAGGCGAGCCGGTCGGCCTCCTCCAGGTACTGCGTCGTGAGCAGCACGGTCGTACCGCGCGCCACCAAGTCCCGTACGGCGTCCCAGACTTCGAGGCGGCCGCGCGGGTCGAGGCCGGTGGTCGGCTCGTCGAGGAAGAGCACGGCGGGGGCGAGGACCATCGAGGCGGCGAGGTCGAGCCTGCGCCGCATGCCGCCGCTGTACTGGCCCGCGCCCTTCTCCGCCGCGTCCTCCAGGTGGAACTGTTCGAGGAGTTCCCGCGCACGCCGGGCCGCGCGCCCGGCGCCGAGGTGGAAGAGGCGCCCGAACATCTCCAGGTTCTGCCGCCCGGTGAGGATCTCGTCGACCGCCGCGTACTGCCCGGCGAGCCCGATGCGGCCGCGTACGAGTCCGGGCTCGCGCACCACGTCGGCGCCGGCCACCTCGGCGCGGCCGCCGTCGAGCCTGACGAGGGTGGAGAGGATCCGTACGGCGGTGGTCTTGCCCGCGCCGTTGGGGCCGAGCAGTCCGTGCACCGTGCCCTGTTCGACCCGCAGGTCGAAGCCGTCGAGCGCGGCCTTCTCCCCGTAGCGCTTCTGGAGCCCTTCGGCCCGTACCGCGAAGCCGTTCCCGTTCATCACTGCCCCTTCTTCGGCCTTTTCCGCTTCTTCCGCACTCTCGCGCCCTCTGGGTACGCCGTACCCAGTGGAGAGTACACCGTACCCAGTTTCATGGGTACGCCGTACTCAATTTCGGGGCCTGCGACTAGGCTGAGGGTCATGACGAGCACGCACACCGGCGAGGACCAGCGCACCGGCAGCGACATCACTCGCAGCCTTGAGCTGCTCTGGGGCGAGGGCGAGCGCCCGACGCGGGGCCCGAAGCCGGGGCTCACGCTCGACCGGATCGTCACCGAGGCCGTGCGCCTCGCGGACGCCGAAGGGCTCGCCGCCCTCTCCATGCGCCGCCTGTCCACCGAGCTCGGCACCGGCACGATGTCGCTGTACCGCTACGTCCCCGGCAAGAGCGACCTGGTCGACCTGATGCTGGACCGCGTCAACACGGTCCCCGACGAGACGGAGCCGTGGAGCGGCGGCTGGCGCGAGGCCGTGGAGGCGTACGCCCGCGAGACCCTCGCCCGCCACCACCGCCACCCCTGGCTGCTCCACGCCAACCAGGCCCGCCCGGTGCTCGGCCCCGGCGCGGTCGGCAGCCTCGAACGCACGCTGACGCGGATCAGGCCGATGGGCCTGAGCGACCCCGAGCTGATCAGCGTGATCGTCATGGTCGAGGGGTACGTCACCGGAGTCGCCCGCACCCAGGTGCACGAGGCCGAGGCGGCGCGGAAGACCGGCCTCTCCGACACGGCGTTCTGGGAGGCGCAGGCCCCGGCCCTCGGCCGGATCATGCGCAGCGGCCGCTACCCCTCACTCGCGGGCCTCTCCGACGACGCCTTCGGGAACGACTTCGACCACTTCGAGTTCGGCCTGCAACGCCTCCTGGACGGCCTCGACGTACTGATCGCCCGGCGCGAGCAGGGCGGGAACGACGGCTAGCGGGCGGCTGCTTGCCGCCGCGCCTACCGCTGCTTGCCGCCGCCGCGCCGCGACAGGCGCTTGAGGCCGAACACCGCGAGCAGCACCGCGCCGACCGCGATCACCCCCGTCTTGAGGCCCCCGTCGAGCCCCTCGCCCCCACCGTCGGCCGAACTCCCGTCACCGGAGGGGGACTTGCCGTTCCCACCGCCACCGCCGGGCGCCTCCACCGGCTTGACCTCGCTCTGCTCGCCCTCGGTGCCGTACATCAGCGTCGTGCCGTCCAGGGTGTACGTGACGGACTCGCCCTGCCGCTGCAACGGCACGCTCAGTCGGCCCTCGCGCCGCGGCTTCTTCCCGTCGCCCTGCCACGCGTACCAGACGCCCCCGAAGTAGCCGCGCAGCGCGAGCTGCTTGCCGTCGGGCGAGAAGGCGCCGTCGGTCACCCAGAGGTCGATGTCGCTGACGCGCTTGAAGACGTTGGTGCCCGACGCCGTCATGTGCTCGGGGCTCTCGTAGAGACCGCCGCCGTCCTCGTTCTTGCTCACGATGTAGACGCGGCCCGTCTTCGGGTGCACCATCAGCGCCTCGGCGTCCCGGGGGCCGTCCTCGTACTTCACGACGTACTGCGTGGCGCGCACGCTCTGGTCGGTCAGCTTCTTCGGCTCGGGCAGCTTGTAGACCCAGACGTTCTTCCACGTGCCGTTGAGGTTGTCGCCGATGTCGCCGACGTAGATGTTCCCGTCGCTGCCGACCGAGATGGCCTCGACGTCGCGCGGGGCGCCGACGCCGGTCATGGTGATGGTCGCGACGGTCTTGCCGGTGCGGCTGTCGACCGCGTACAGGAAGGCGCCCTTGTCCTGGTCGTTGTGGGTCCAGTAGACGCCGGGGTGGGCGCGGGACGCGGCCAGGCCGCTGGACTCGACGATCCGCGGGTCCTTGATCGTGAAGCCGTCGTGGTCGTCGGCGACGGCGGGCGCCGCCACGGCGAACAGGAGCACGGCACCGGCGAGGAGGGACGGGACAGCCCGAAGCGAACGCATGCGCCCAAGGTTGCCATCCCCCGCGACCGGGGAGCGTGCTCAGCCTCACATCGCAGGTGACGTGCCTGATCCGCCATGATGAGCGGATGCTCAGGTTCATGTTCGTCGGCGACTCGATGACGATCGGAAGCGCCGGGGAACACACCTGGCGATACCGGATGTGGCACCACCTCAGGGCCACCCTCGGCGACGAGGGTTTCGCCGTGGTGGGCCCGCGCACCGCCCTCCACGACAAGGCGACGGGCGAGCCCCTCTCCCACGCCTACGCGGACCCCGCCGCCGACTTCCCCCGCCACCACCTCGCGGGCTGGGGCGAGGGCTGGCAGCACCTGGCCCCGCGGATCGCGGAGGCGCTGACCCGCGACCCCGCCGACGTGCTCCTCGTCTCGCTGGGCCTGATCGACCTCGGCTTCTACACGAACGCGGAGCAGACCGCGCACCACGTCCGCGCCTTCGTCGAGCGGGCCCGCGCGGCGAACCCGCGGATCCGGATGGTCCTGCTCCCCGTGATCCCCAACATCCGCGCCGAGTCGGACGCGCCCTTCGCCGCCGAGGTCGCCCGCTTCAACGAGCTCCTGGCCAAGGCGGTGGCGAACCTGGACACCGGGACCTCGCCGCTGCTCCTCGCCTCGCGCCCGCCGTCGTACGACATCCATCTCGACACCTACGACGGCACGCACCCCAACGCGAGCGGCGAACACAAGCTGGCCGGTGCCTTCGCGGACGCGCTTGCGCAGGCGTGGGGGATCGGCGGGCCCTACGCCGGGGTGGTCGCGCCCGGGCCGGTCGCGCCAGAAGCGGTCATGACGCCCAGCGGCTGATCCCGAACTTCCCTCCCGCACGCCGCACTTCGACCGCGCCCGACCCGCCGAAGTGGGCGGGGAACACCAGCTCCGCCTCGTCCGCGGCCCGCCCGAGCACCCGGACCCGGGACCTGGCCGCCTCCTTCGGGTCCTCGCAGAAGGCGCTGCCGCAGCACGGTTCGAGGATCTGTACGGGGACGTGGAACAGGTCGCCGGTGAAGACGGCGCGATCGCTGCCCGACGCCAGCCGCAGCACGGCGGAGCCGGGGGTGTGGCCGGGCGCGGCCTCCAGGCTCAGGTGCGAGTCGACGCGGTGCGTGCCCTCCCACAGCACGGCCTGCCCCGCCCGCACGACGGGCGCGATGCTGTCCGCGAAGCCGTACCTGTTGTCCACGCGGACGGCGTCGCCGCGCTCGGGGCCGAAGTAGGCGTGGTCGGCGGCCGGGATGAGGTAGCTGGCGTTGGGGAAGGTGGGCACCCAACTCCCGCCCTCGTCACGGGTGTTCCAGCCGATGTGGTCTCCGTGCAGATGGGTGTTGATGACGACGTCGACGTCCTCGGGGCGCACCCCCGCCGCGGCGAGCCGGTCGAGGTAGTCGGTGTCGAGGTGCTCGAAGGCGGGCACGCCGGGCCGCACCCTGCCGTTCCCTATGCCCGTGTCGACGAGGACGGTCTTCCCCTCGCTCCTGAGCACCCAGGTCTGGATGGCCGCGAAGGCGTCGCCGCCCGCCGGGTCCCAGTGGTCGGGCGCGAGCCAGTCCTCGTTGTCACGCCACACCTCATCGGGCACGTCGGGCGTGATCGTCGCGGCCGGGAGGGGGAACCTGTCCACTTCGACGACGCGACGGACCTCGATGTCGCCCAACACCATCTGTCCTTCTGCAACTTCGCTCATGGGTCCACCGTAGGAAGCGTCGATGAGCTCCTCAATGCCTGCTCGCCTCAACCGGATACGCATACGTCTCACACCCCGGACGCCAGGCACTAGAGTCACTCCATGGACCTCGTCAGCGATGTGATCTCGGCGGTACGCGTCGGGCAACCGGTCTCCCACCGCGTCAGGGTGTCGGGGTCCTGGTGCAGCAGGATCCCCTCGTACGACGGGATGGGCTTCCGCGTGGTCCTGGAGGGGAGTTGCTGGGTCCTGCCCGACGACGGCGGCGCCCCGTTCACGCTCGCGGCGGGCGACGTGGTGCTGCTGCCGCGCGGCACGGGCCACATCCTCGCGGACTCCCCCGCGGACGGCCCCACCGTCGAGCGCGCGACCCCCTTCGAGCAGTGGCTGGAGACGAACGGCCTGCCGATGACGCGCGACGCGGCGCAGTCCGGCCCCGTCCGCCTTCAGTCCCCCGGAGCCGCGGGCCCCGCGAGCGGCACGGGCCCCGCCGTGGAGATGCTCTGCGGCAAGTACCAACTCGACCGCGGCCGCGCGCATCCGCTGCTCGCCGAGATCCCCGACATCGTCCACCTGCCCCGCCGCGCGGGCGGCCACCCGGAGCTCGCCGCCGCGATCGACCTGCTCGGCAGGGAGGCGGGCGCCTCCCGGTGCGGCGCGGACGTGGCCGTGCCCAGCCTCCTCGACCTGCTCCTGGTCTACATGGTGCGCGCCTGGCTGACGCAGACCGCCGCCGACTCCCACGGCACGGCCCGCTGGCCCGTGGCGCTCAACGACCCGGTGGTCGCCAAGGCCCTGCGCCTCCTGCACGAATCCCCCGAAGCCCCTTGGTCCAACGCGGAGTTGGCCGCCCGCGCGGGCGTCTCCCGCGCCACCCTCGCCCGCCGCTTCACGTCCCTGGTGGGCCGCGCCCCCATGGCGTACCTCACCTGGTGGCGCATGTCCCGCGCGGCCGCACTCCTGCGCGACTCCACCGACCCCCTCGACACGATCGCCCGCAAGGTCGGCTACAGCACGCCCTTCGCGCTCTCGCACGCCTTCAATCGGGCGTTCGGTACGACGCCGGGGCGCTACCGGGCCGAGCCCGCGAGCGCCGGGACGCACCTGCCCGTCGGTCCAACGGCTCGGTAGACCAACGGTTCGGTAGACCAACGGCGAGGGCATGCATCCGATCGGCCGTAGCACCCGTCGGTGCCCGCCGCCGAACATGGGGGGATGGACCTCCGCAGCGCATCCCGCCGCCTGTCCGCACTGCTGTCCCTCGCCCTCGCCGCGGGCCTGACCCTCTCCTGTTCCGGCGGCCCCCCGTGGCCCGCCGGCGAGGGCCGGGGCCCGGTCGCGGACGGCAGAGCCACCGTCGCGCAGGGAGAGTTGCGCGGCACCGTCCACGACGGCACGGCCGTCTTCCGCGGCGTCCCCTACGCCGCGCCGCCGACCGGACAGCGG contains:
- a CDS encoding ATP-binding cassette domain-containing protein: MNGNGFAVRAEGLQKRYGEKAALDGFDLRVEQGTVHGLLGPNGAGKTTAVRILSTLVRLDGGRAEVAGADVVREPGLVRGRIGLAGQYAAVDEILTGRQNLEMFGRLFHLGAGRAARRARELLEQFHLEDAAEKGAGQYSGGMRRRLDLAASMVLAPAVLFLDEPTTGLDPRGRLEVWDAVRDLVARGTTVLLTTQYLEEADRLASRITVIDRGRAIADDTPDGLKSTVGGSHLDVVVRESADLPAAVKAVARVCDGEPLAVDVERRVQGAVTDRVGALTEVARTLRDEGVAVEDIGLRRPSLDDVFLRLTGQTADDEKTEVAA
- a CDS encoding TetR/AcrR family transcriptional regulator, with amino-acid sequence MTSTHTGEDQRTGSDITRSLELLWGEGERPTRGPKPGLTLDRIVTEAVRLADAEGLAALSMRRLSTELGTGTMSLYRYVPGKSDLVDLMLDRVNTVPDETEPWSGGWREAVEAYARETLARHHRHPWLLHANQARPVLGPGAVGSLERTLTRIRPMGLSDPELISVIVMVEGYVTGVARTQVHEAEAARKTGLSDTAFWEAQAPALGRIMRSGRYPSLAGLSDDAFGNDFDHFEFGLQRLLDGLDVLIARREQGGNDG
- a CDS encoding GDSL-type esterase/lipase family protein — protein: MLRFMFVGDSMTIGSAGEHTWRYRMWHHLRATLGDEGFAVVGPRTALHDKATGEPLSHAYADPAADFPRHHLAGWGEGWQHLAPRIAEALTRDPADVLLVSLGLIDLGFYTNAEQTAHHVRAFVERARAANPRIRMVLLPVIPNIRAESDAPFAAEVARFNELLAKAVANLDTGTSPLLLASRPPSYDIHLDTYDGTHPNASGEHKLAGAFADALAQAWGIGGPYAGVVAPGPVAPEAVMTPSG
- a CDS encoding MBL fold metallo-hydrolase: MSEVAEGQMVLGDIEVRRVVEVDRFPLPAATITPDVPDEVWRDNEDWLAPDHWDPAGGDAFAAIQTWVLRSEGKTVLVDTGIGNGRVRPGVPAFEHLDTDYLDRLAAAGVRPEDVDVVINTHLHGDHIGWNTRDEGGSWVPTFPNASYLIPAADHAYFGPERGDAVRVDNRYGFADSIAPVVRAGQAVLWEGTHRVDSHLSLEAAPGHTPGSAVLRLASGSDRAVFTGDLFHVPVQILEPCCGSAFCEDPKEAARSRVRVLGRAADEAELVFPAHFGGSGAVEVRRAGGKFGISRWAS
- a CDS encoding AraC family transcriptional regulator, whose amino-acid sequence is MDLVSDVISAVRVGQPVSHRVRVSGSWCSRIPSYDGMGFRVVLEGSCWVLPDDGGAPFTLAAGDVVLLPRGTGHILADSPADGPTVERATPFEQWLETNGLPMTRDAAQSGPVRLQSPGAAGPASGTGPAVEMLCGKYQLDRGRAHPLLAEIPDIVHLPRRAGGHPELAAAIDLLGREAGASRCGADVAVPSLLDLLLVYMVRAWLTQTAADSHGTARWPVALNDPVVAKALRLLHESPEAPWSNAELAARAGVSRATLARRFTSLVGRAPMAYLTWWRMSRAAALLRDSTDPLDTIARKVGYSTPFALSHAFNRAFGTTPGRYRAEPASAGTHLPVGPTAR